A window of Fictibacillus halophilus contains these coding sequences:
- the rbsB gene encoding ribose ABC transporter substrate-binding protein RbsB, translated as MKKALLLVMSLSVFLLGACSLEPPSWAKPAKKGDGEKIKIGLSVSTLNNPFFVSMKNGVIDEAKKQGAEVIVVDAQNDSAKQVNDVEDLLQQGIDTLLINPTDSAAISTAVQSANNLDVPVVTLDRSTDKGDVATLVASDNVKGGQMAGDFIAEKLGEGAKVAELEGVPGASATRERGKGFHNVADQKLDVVAKQTADFDRTKGLNVMENVLQGNPDIKAVFAHNDEMALGALQAINSSGRDVLVVGFDGNEDAINAVKEGKLAATVAQQPDLIGELAVKAASDVLAGKKVEKKIAAPLKLMVKEE; from the coding sequence ATGAAAAAAGCATTATTACTCGTCATGTCTTTATCTGTTTTCTTATTAGGTGCCTGTTCTTTAGAGCCCCCTTCATGGGCAAAGCCGGCTAAAAAAGGTGATGGCGAAAAAATTAAAATTGGTTTATCCGTTTCAACGCTTAACAATCCGTTCTTCGTATCGATGAAAAACGGCGTGATCGATGAAGCGAAAAAGCAAGGTGCGGAAGTAATTGTTGTCGATGCACAGAATGATTCTGCGAAACAAGTAAACGATGTAGAAGATCTTTTGCAGCAAGGCATTGATACTCTGTTGATCAATCCAACAGATTCAGCAGCGATCTCAACCGCTGTTCAATCTGCGAACAACCTTGATGTTCCGGTTGTCACACTAGACCGCTCAACAGATAAGGGAGATGTAGCCACGCTTGTTGCCTCAGATAATGTAAAAGGCGGCCAGATGGCGGGTGACTTTATAGCAGAAAAGCTCGGTGAAGGAGCAAAGGTAGCTGAATTAGAAGGCGTACCTGGAGCTTCAGCAACACGTGAGCGTGGAAAAGGCTTCCACAATGTAGCTGATCAAAAGTTAGACGTTGTTGCCAAACAAACGGCTGACTTTGATCGAACAAAAGGATTAAACGTCATGGAGAACGTCCTTCAAGGAAATCCAGATATTAAAGCGGTTTTCGCTCATAACGATGAGATGGCGCTAGGCGCACTTCAGGCGATCAACAGCTCTGGTCGAGATGTGCTCGTTGTTGGCTTTGACGGAAATGAAGACGCAATCAATGCTGTAAAAGAAGGAAAGCTTGCAGCAACCGTCGCACAACAGCCTGACCTGATCGGTGAACTTGCAGTAAAAGCAGCGTCTGACGTACTAGCAGGAAAGAAAGTAGAAAAGAAAATTGCAGCACCACTGAAGTTGATGGTGAAAGAAGAATAG
- the prmC gene encoding peptide chain release factor N(5)-glutamine methyltransferase, which produces MSTKVHEALAWASSFLAENGRESFAAEILMRHVLGDVNRTEMLMRLHDVMSEENLDQLKAAVARHVEGEPVQYITGKEEFYGRTFFVNEEVLIPRPETEELVEHTLTLISEHFRDDETVTVADIGTGSGAISISLALEDKRLNVFTVDIAEESIEVAKGNADRLAAEVTFLHGDLLQPFISSGEKLDVVVSNPPYIPDHEIAVLETIVKDREPMRALSGGEDGYVFYRRFMEELPLVLKEKAIVGFEVGAGQGETVAGMLRVTFPGADVYVKEDISGKDRMVFAIFGK; this is translated from the coding sequence ATGAGTACAAAAGTTCATGAAGCCCTCGCGTGGGCTTCTTCTTTTTTAGCTGAAAACGGACGTGAAAGCTTTGCGGCAGAAATTTTGATGAGACATGTTTTAGGCGATGTAAACCGAACAGAGATGCTCATGCGCCTTCATGATGTGATGAGTGAAGAGAATCTTGATCAGCTTAAGGCTGCTGTCGCTCGTCACGTTGAAGGCGAGCCTGTTCAGTATATTACCGGTAAAGAAGAATTTTACGGCCGAACGTTTTTTGTGAACGAAGAAGTCTTAATCCCAAGACCGGAAACAGAAGAGTTAGTCGAACACACACTAACTCTTATCTCAGAGCATTTTCGTGATGATGAGACGGTTACAGTTGCAGATATCGGAACGGGAAGTGGAGCCATTTCGATCTCATTAGCTCTTGAAGATAAACGTTTGAACGTATTCACGGTTGATATTGCAGAAGAATCGATTGAGGTAGCAAAAGGAAACGCTGATCGACTTGCTGCAGAGGTTACATTCCTGCATGGTGACCTTTTACAGCCTTTTATTAGTAGTGGGGAAAAACTTGATGTAGTCGTATCGAATCCGCCTTACATTCCTGATCATGAGATCGCGGTCCTTGAAACGATCGTAAAAGACCGTGAACCGATGAGGGCACTAAGTGGCGGGGAAGACGGCTATGTGTTCTATCGACGATTCATGGAAGAACTGCCGCTCGTTCTAAAAGAAAAAGCGATCGTAGGCTTTGAAGTAGGAGCGGGGCAGGGGGAGACGGTAGCGGGCATGCTTCGTGTCACGTTTCCTGGTGCGGATGTGTATGTAAAGGAAGACATCAGCGGCAAAGACCGCATGGTGTTCGCCATCTTCGGGAAATAA
- the prfA gene encoding peptide chain release factor 1 produces MLERLETIEARYDKLNELLSDPEVINDTNKLRDYSKEQSSLQETVAVYREFKEAKEQLDEAKMMLEDKLDAEMTAMVKEEISGLNQQIEEFTAQLKILLLPKDPNDDKNVIVEVRGAAGGDEAALFAGDLYRMYTRYAEMQGWKSEVIEASYTELGGYKEIIFMINGAGAYSKLKYENGAHRVQRVPSTESGGRIHTSTATVAVLPEAEEVEVEIHEKDVRVDTFTSSGPGGQSVNTTQSAVRLTHVPTGTVVSCQDEKSQIKNKEKAMKVLRARVYDKIQREIQKEYDETRKSAVGSGDRSERIRTYNFPQNRVTDHRIGLTIQKLDQILLGKMDEFVEALITEDQTSKMKAQADA; encoded by the coding sequence ATGTTAGAACGTTTAGAGACGATCGAAGCAAGATATGACAAGTTAAATGAATTACTCAGCGACCCTGAGGTTATAAATGATACGAACAAGCTGCGCGATTATTCAAAAGAGCAATCTTCCCTTCAAGAAACGGTAGCGGTTTATCGTGAGTTTAAAGAAGCGAAAGAGCAATTGGATGAAGCTAAAATGATGCTCGAAGATAAGCTTGATGCTGAAATGACTGCGATGGTAAAAGAAGAGATCTCTGGTCTTAATCAACAGATCGAAGAGTTTACCGCTCAGTTAAAGATCCTATTGCTTCCAAAAGATCCGAACGACGACAAGAACGTTATCGTCGAGGTTCGTGGTGCAGCAGGTGGAGACGAGGCAGCTCTTTTTGCAGGCGACCTTTACCGTATGTACACACGCTATGCAGAGATGCAAGGATGGAAGTCCGAAGTAATCGAAGCTTCATACACAGAACTTGGCGGATACAAAGAGATCATCTTTATGATCAATGGTGCTGGGGCTTATTCGAAGCTTAAATATGAAAACGGCGCACACCGTGTTCAGCGTGTCCCTTCAACAGAATCAGGCGGACGTATCCATACGTCTACAGCGACGGTTGCTGTACTTCCAGAGGCTGAGGAAGTTGAAGTTGAGATTCACGAAAAAGACGTTCGTGTTGATACGTTTACATCTTCTGGTCCTGGGGGTCAGTCTGTAAACACGACTCAATCAGCGGTTCGTTTAACACATGTTCCTACAGGTACGGTTGTATCGTGTCAGGATGAAAAATCACAGATCAAGAACAAAGAAAAAGCGATGAAGGTTCTTCGTGCGCGTGTTTATGATAAGATTCAACGAGAAATACAAAAAGAGTACGATGAGACACGTAAGAGTGCGGTAGGATCAGGTGACCGTTCAGAGCGTATTCGTACGTACAACTTCCCGCAAAACCGTGTTACCGATCACCGTATCGGTCTAACAATTCAAAAGCTAGATCAGATCTTACTTGGTAAGATGGATGAGTTCGTTGAAGCACTCATTACAGAAGACCAAACAAGCAAGATGAAAGCTCAGGCGGACGCGTAA
- a CDS encoding MOSC domain-containing protein, whose amino-acid sequence MKGNIASLNIKLPEEVETQNKTFFTAYNKTPQQQPVYLHKTHFEGDGVGNTKHHGGSDKAVCVYPFEHYEKWTTELNLEVPLSIPSFGENLTVMGLLEDDVFIGDVFSLGDAIVQITQPRQPCQTLASILCRPDMIKKVVDTGRTGYYLRVLKEGMVAAGDEMLLIEKHPARISVTETNQIKYGFVKDAEKVQRLIDVKELAESMRESLQKRKM is encoded by the coding sequence ATGAAGGGGAATATAGCTTCGTTAAACATTAAGCTGCCAGAAGAAGTGGAGACTCAAAATAAAACTTTTTTTACAGCCTACAACAAAACGCCGCAGCAACAACCTGTGTATTTACATAAAACACACTTTGAAGGTGACGGAGTGGGGAATACGAAGCACCATGGTGGATCCGATAAAGCAGTCTGTGTGTATCCCTTTGAGCATTATGAAAAGTGGACGACGGAACTGAATTTAGAAGTGCCGTTATCTATCCCATCTTTCGGTGAAAACCTTACAGTTATGGGTCTTTTAGAGGATGATGTTTTTATCGGTGACGTGTTTTCTCTGGGAGACGCGATCGTGCAGATCACCCAGCCTCGTCAACCCTGTCAGACATTAGCATCAATTCTTTGTCGGCCGGATATGATCAAAAAGGTAGTAGATACGGGCCGAACCGGTTATTACCTTCGTGTTCTAAAAGAAGGGATGGTTGCAGCAGGTGATGAGATGTTGCTGATCGAAAAACACCCAGCACGGATATCCGTAACAGAAACCAATCAGATCAAGTATGGGTTTGTAAAAGATGCTGAAAAAGTTCAAAGATTGATCGACGTGAAAGAATTGGCTGAATCGATGAGAGAGTCGCTGCAAAAACGAAAAATGTAA